One genomic region from Podarcis raffonei isolate rPodRaf1 chromosome Z, rPodRaf1.pri, whole genome shotgun sequence encodes:
- the MCF2 gene encoding proto-oncogene DBL isoform X2 yields MAEANPPGGKMRGRRNAASFPGNLHLVMVLRPTGFFQRTFTDIGFRFSQEDFLLKLPVVMLSSVSDLLTYIDEKQLTPEFGGTLEYCHSEWVIFRTAIESFALTVKEIAQMLQSFGMELAETELPDDAYSIERILALRTEKYYQLKANITTVTKEGNMLLCSLEEPDMDEPDKEEPQERSGDWETVNRLLAQLHEMEIAFDGFWEKHQLKMEQYLQLWKFEQHFQELSKAIEFLMEKQRELQDTGDNVSQVKQRVLDLENLNKMAQELTGKAQVVILHGHQLATNHHYALNLICQQCNELRHHSDILLEEIKRKHNQLQRTLDLLTSLQQALECCDEGAYLLANQQMDKCQSREGAQKALQDIENFLESSSLHLYADPQTLYSDFEPILTPELKARIQMVQMKLENVRSMFENRQACFKKLADKQARPVQLVAPRPENPPRSKSPLFSPKHGVDFNSSLKFSFDISLPGKKTSRKSQSSRKIEVMHDYQEKRNSLQLCISESEDSLDILKSYVINELIETERVYVEELFTILMGYRAEMDNPTMAFLLPPPLQNRKDVLFGNMPEIYDFHNKIFLHHLESCVEAPEKVGYCFLERREDFQMYEKYCQNKPRSEYLWRQCAESLFFQECQRKLEHKLALDSYLLKPVQRLTKYQLLLKELLKYSTSCEGVQELQEALVAMLDLLKSVNDSMHQISITGYDGDISELGKVLMQGSFSVWTGHRKGPTKMKDLARFKPMQRHLFLYEKALVFCKKREDHGDSHDKSSSYSFKHFLKMSAVGITENVKGDHRKFEIWYSGREEVYVVQAQTVELKMAWLNEIRKVLFKQQELIKVEKQQPPSCTDQIQLSPPLSDGKQPRASISSEENDSERTSPVALESVASSPQNKPNRGMCSLIVSFSFFGPSVQFSLCSLCVVSSSPNVSRDICPFSS; encoded by the exons ATGGCCGAGGCGAATCCCCCAGGAGGCAAGATGAGGGGAAGAAGGAATGCG GCCTCATTTCCCGGCAACTTGCACCTAGTGATGGTCCTGCGCCCCACAGGATTCTTCCAGCGCACTTTCACCGACATTGGATTTCGGTTTAGCCAAGAGGACTTCCTACTCAAACTGCCG GTTGTAATGCTGAGTTCGGTCAGTGACTTGCTGACATACATTGATGAAAAGCAGTTAACACCTGAATTTGGGGGCACCTTGGAGTATTGCCATAGCGAATGGGTCATCTTCAGAACA GCCATAGAAAGCTTTGCACTAACAGTGAAGGAAATTGCCCAGATGTTGCAATCCTTTGGCATGGAGCTGGCAGAAACAGAGCTCCCAGATGATGCCTACTCAATTGAACGCATCCTGGCACTGCGCACAGAGAAATACTATCAGCTGAAGGCAA ATATTACGACAGTGACCAAAGAAGGAAACATGCTTCTGTGTAGTTTAGAGGAACCTGACATGGATGAACCTGACAAAGAGGAACCACAGGAGAGATCTGGTGACTGGGAGACTGTCAACCG GTTGCTTGCACAGTTACATGAAATGGAAATTGCTTTTGATGGATTCTGGGAGAAACATCAGCTGAAGATGGAGCAGTATTTGCAGCTTTGGAAATTCGAGCAACATTTCCAAGAG CTCAGTAAAGCCATTGAATTTTTAATGGAGAAGCAAAGGGAGCTGCAAGATACTGGAGATAATGTCTCTCAAGTAAAACAGAGGGTGTTGGATCTGGAAAACTTGAACAAAATGGCACAG GAGTTGACAGGGAAGGCTCAGGTTGTGATCCTTCATGGGCACCAGTTGGCAACCAACCACCACTACGCCCTCAACTTGATCTGCCAGCAGTGTAATGAGCTGCGGCACCATTCGGATATCTTGCTGGAGGAGATCAAAAGGAAGCACAACCAGCTCCAAAGAACCTTGGACCTTCTCACTTCTCTGCAGCAG GCCCTGGAGTGCTGCGATGAAGGAGCCTACCTTCTAGCCAACCAGCAGATGGATAAATGCCAGTCTCGAGAAGGTGCCCAGAAAGCTCTCCAAGACATAGAGAATTTCCTTGAGAGTTCTTCGCTGCATTTATATGCTGATCCACAAACCCTGTACTCTGACTTTGAGCCCATCTTAACTCCTGAACTAAAG GCTCGGATACAAATGGTCCAGATGAAGCTTGAGAATGTGCGGAGCATGTTCGAGAACAGGCAGGCTTGCTTCAAAAAGCTAGCGGACAAACAAGCACGCCCTGTGCAGCTGGTAGCCCCACGGCCAGAAAACCCACCCCGGTCGAAATCTCCTTTGTTTTCCCCCAAACATG GTGTAGATTTTAATTCCAGTTTGAAATTTTCATTTGATATCTCACTGCCTGGGAAGAAGACTTCAAGGAAATCTCAAAGTTCCCGCAAG ATTGAAGTGATGCACGATTATCAGGAGAAAAGGAATTCGCTGCAGTTGTGCATATCAGAAAGTGAAGACAGTTTAGACATATTGAAAAG CTATGTGATAAACGAGCTTATAGAAACTGAGCGGGTTTACGTTGAGGAGTTGTTCACCATTTTGATG GGCTACAGAGCTGAGATGGACAACCCCACCATGGCGTTTCTCTTGCCACCCCCCTTGCAAAACCGCAAAGATGTTCTGTTTGGAAACATGCCAGAGATTTACGACTTTCACAACAA GATTTTCCTCCACCATCTGGAGAGCTGTGTGGAAGCCCCAGAGAAAGTTGGCTATTGCTTCTTGGAAAGG CGGGAAGATTTTCAGATGTACGAGAAATACTGTCAGAATAAGCCGCGATCTGAATACCTGTGGAGGCAGTGTGCAGAAAGCCTCTTCTTCCAG GAATGCCAAAGGAAATTGGAGCATAAGCTTGCGTTGGATTCCTATCTGCTCAAACCTGTGCAACGGTTAACAAAATACCAGCTGCTCCTGAAG GAGCTGCTGAAATACAGCACAAGTTGTGAAGGCGTCCAAGAGCTCCAAGAGGCACTGGTCGCCATGTTGGATTTGCTGAAGTCAGTCAACGACTCCATGCATCAGATTTCGATAACTGGCTACGAT GGAGACATCAGTGAGCTGGGCAAAGTGCTGATGCAAGGATCTTTCAGTGTGTGGACGGGGCACAGGAAAGGTCCCACGAAAATGAAGGACCTGGCCAGATTCAAGCCGATGCAAAGGCACCTCTTCCTCTATGAGAAAGCTCTGGTCTTCTGCAAGAAGAGAGAGGACCATGGCGACAGCCATGACAAAAGCTCCTCGTACAGTTTTAAGCACTTTCTGAAG atgaGCGCTGTTGGGATCACTGAAAATGTGAAAGGAGACCATCGGAAGTTTGAGATCTGGTATAGCGGTCGGGAAGAGGTCTATGTTGTtcag GCACAAACGGTTGAGCTGAAGATGGCATGGCTAAACGAAATAAGAAAGGTTTTGTTTAAGCAGCAGGAACTCATCAAAG TTGAGAAGCAACAACCCCCTTCATGTACAGACCAGATCCAACTCTCGCCTCCTCTGAGTGATGG AAAACAACCAAGAGCCTCCATAAGCTCAGAGGAAAACGATTCTGAGCGTACCAGCCCCGTGGCCTTGGAGAGCGTGGCTTCCTCACCGCAGAACAAGCCAAACAGGGGTATGTGCAGCTTGATAGTATCTTTTTCATTCTTTGGCCCAAGTGTGCAATTTTCTCTGTGTTCCCTCTGTGTTGTCTCTTCTTCCCCAAATGTATCTAGGGACATCTGTCCATTCTCCAGCTAG
- the MCF2 gene encoding proto-oncogene DBL isoform X3 produces the protein MTLQRIAASFPGNLHLVMVLRPTGFFQRTFTDIGFRFSQEDFLLKLPVVMLSSVSDLLTYIDEKQLTPEFGGTLEYCHSEWVIFRTAIESFALTVKEIAQMLQSFGMELAETELPDDAYSIERILALRTEKYYQLKANITTVTKEGNMLLCSLEEPDMDEPDKEEPQERSGDWETVNRLLAQLHEMEIAFDGFWEKHQLKMEQYLQLWKFEQHFQELSKAIEFLMEKQRELQDTGDNVSQVKQRVLDLENLNKMAQELTGKAQVVILHGHQLATNHHYALNLICQQCNELRHHSDILLEEIKRKHNQLQRTLDLLTSLQQALECCDEGAYLLANQQMDKCQSREGAQKALQDIENFLESSSLHLYADPQTLYSDFEPILTPELKARIQMVQMKLENVRSMFENRQACFKKLADKQARPVQLVAPRPENPPRSKSPLFSPKHGVDFNSSLKFSFDISLPGKKTSRKSQSSRKIEVMHDYQEKRNSLQLCISESEDSLDILKSYVINELIETERVYVEELFTILMGYRAEMDNPTMAFLLPPPLQNRKDVLFGNMPEIYDFHNKIFLHHLESCVEAPEKVGYCFLERREDFQMYEKYCQNKPRSEYLWRQCAESLFFQECQRKLEHKLALDSYLLKPVQRLTKYQLLLKELLKYSTSCEGVQELQEALVAMLDLLKSVNDSMHQISITGYDGDISELGKVLMQGSFSVWTGHRKGPTKMKDLARFKPMQRHLFLYEKALVFCKKREDHGDSHDKSSSYSFKHFLKMSAVGITENVKGDHRKFEIWYSGREEVYVVQAQTVELKMAWLNEIRKVLFKQQELIKVEKQQPPSCTDQIQLSPPLSDGKQPRASISSEENDSERTSPVALESVASSPQNKPNRGMCSLIVSFSFFGPSVQFSLCSLCVVSSSPNVSRDICPFSS, from the exons GCCTCATTTCCCGGCAACTTGCACCTAGTGATGGTCCTGCGCCCCACAGGATTCTTCCAGCGCACTTTCACCGACATTGGATTTCGGTTTAGCCAAGAGGACTTCCTACTCAAACTGCCG GTTGTAATGCTGAGTTCGGTCAGTGACTTGCTGACATACATTGATGAAAAGCAGTTAACACCTGAATTTGGGGGCACCTTGGAGTATTGCCATAGCGAATGGGTCATCTTCAGAACA GCCATAGAAAGCTTTGCACTAACAGTGAAGGAAATTGCCCAGATGTTGCAATCCTTTGGCATGGAGCTGGCAGAAACAGAGCTCCCAGATGATGCCTACTCAATTGAACGCATCCTGGCACTGCGCACAGAGAAATACTATCAGCTGAAGGCAA ATATTACGACAGTGACCAAAGAAGGAAACATGCTTCTGTGTAGTTTAGAGGAACCTGACATGGATGAACCTGACAAAGAGGAACCACAGGAGAGATCTGGTGACTGGGAGACTGTCAACCG GTTGCTTGCACAGTTACATGAAATGGAAATTGCTTTTGATGGATTCTGGGAGAAACATCAGCTGAAGATGGAGCAGTATTTGCAGCTTTGGAAATTCGAGCAACATTTCCAAGAG CTCAGTAAAGCCATTGAATTTTTAATGGAGAAGCAAAGGGAGCTGCAAGATACTGGAGATAATGTCTCTCAAGTAAAACAGAGGGTGTTGGATCTGGAAAACTTGAACAAAATGGCACAG GAGTTGACAGGGAAGGCTCAGGTTGTGATCCTTCATGGGCACCAGTTGGCAACCAACCACCACTACGCCCTCAACTTGATCTGCCAGCAGTGTAATGAGCTGCGGCACCATTCGGATATCTTGCTGGAGGAGATCAAAAGGAAGCACAACCAGCTCCAAAGAACCTTGGACCTTCTCACTTCTCTGCAGCAG GCCCTGGAGTGCTGCGATGAAGGAGCCTACCTTCTAGCCAACCAGCAGATGGATAAATGCCAGTCTCGAGAAGGTGCCCAGAAAGCTCTCCAAGACATAGAGAATTTCCTTGAGAGTTCTTCGCTGCATTTATATGCTGATCCACAAACCCTGTACTCTGACTTTGAGCCCATCTTAACTCCTGAACTAAAG GCTCGGATACAAATGGTCCAGATGAAGCTTGAGAATGTGCGGAGCATGTTCGAGAACAGGCAGGCTTGCTTCAAAAAGCTAGCGGACAAACAAGCACGCCCTGTGCAGCTGGTAGCCCCACGGCCAGAAAACCCACCCCGGTCGAAATCTCCTTTGTTTTCCCCCAAACATG GTGTAGATTTTAATTCCAGTTTGAAATTTTCATTTGATATCTCACTGCCTGGGAAGAAGACTTCAAGGAAATCTCAAAGTTCCCGCAAG ATTGAAGTGATGCACGATTATCAGGAGAAAAGGAATTCGCTGCAGTTGTGCATATCAGAAAGTGAAGACAGTTTAGACATATTGAAAAG CTATGTGATAAACGAGCTTATAGAAACTGAGCGGGTTTACGTTGAGGAGTTGTTCACCATTTTGATG GGCTACAGAGCTGAGATGGACAACCCCACCATGGCGTTTCTCTTGCCACCCCCCTTGCAAAACCGCAAAGATGTTCTGTTTGGAAACATGCCAGAGATTTACGACTTTCACAACAA GATTTTCCTCCACCATCTGGAGAGCTGTGTGGAAGCCCCAGAGAAAGTTGGCTATTGCTTCTTGGAAAGG CGGGAAGATTTTCAGATGTACGAGAAATACTGTCAGAATAAGCCGCGATCTGAATACCTGTGGAGGCAGTGTGCAGAAAGCCTCTTCTTCCAG GAATGCCAAAGGAAATTGGAGCATAAGCTTGCGTTGGATTCCTATCTGCTCAAACCTGTGCAACGGTTAACAAAATACCAGCTGCTCCTGAAG GAGCTGCTGAAATACAGCACAAGTTGTGAAGGCGTCCAAGAGCTCCAAGAGGCACTGGTCGCCATGTTGGATTTGCTGAAGTCAGTCAACGACTCCATGCATCAGATTTCGATAACTGGCTACGAT GGAGACATCAGTGAGCTGGGCAAAGTGCTGATGCAAGGATCTTTCAGTGTGTGGACGGGGCACAGGAAAGGTCCCACGAAAATGAAGGACCTGGCCAGATTCAAGCCGATGCAAAGGCACCTCTTCCTCTATGAGAAAGCTCTGGTCTTCTGCAAGAAGAGAGAGGACCATGGCGACAGCCATGACAAAAGCTCCTCGTACAGTTTTAAGCACTTTCTGAAG atgaGCGCTGTTGGGATCACTGAAAATGTGAAAGGAGACCATCGGAAGTTTGAGATCTGGTATAGCGGTCGGGAAGAGGTCTATGTTGTtcag GCACAAACGGTTGAGCTGAAGATGGCATGGCTAAACGAAATAAGAAAGGTTTTGTTTAAGCAGCAGGAACTCATCAAAG TTGAGAAGCAACAACCCCCTTCATGTACAGACCAGATCCAACTCTCGCCTCCTCTGAGTGATGG AAAACAACCAAGAGCCTCCATAAGCTCAGAGGAAAACGATTCTGAGCGTACCAGCCCCGTGGCCTTGGAGAGCGTGGCTTCCTCACCGCAGAACAAGCCAAACAGGGGTATGTGCAGCTTGATAGTATCTTTTTCATTCTTTGGCCCAAGTGTGCAATTTTCTCTGTGTTCCCTCTGTGTTGTCTCTTCTTCCCCAAATGTATCTAGGGACATCTGTCCATTCTCCAGCTAG